TTAGGTGCGTCGGATTAGGTAAAGGTCACCTCCCTCTGACTCCGACAGTGCATTTTTTATCCGTTGAAGCTCAACCTCTGCTTGTCATCAAGGTATGTCCAGATTAGTTCAATTTGGATGATAGTCTATGCCTTTTTAATGGTTCTCTGTTTAGGGTGTTGGGTTGCTATCCTTGAATTTGGAAATTAAGTTACATTATCTAGTTCTATGCTGTGGCTAGGTTTggggaattgaaattaaattgggTTAGTTTAATTGGATTTGGTTCATTTAATTTTACATGCAGCTTATTTTAGCTTCCCTTCGTTGCTGCCATTGGCTCCGTTTATTGACATTTTTGGGTAAAATTATGGCAGGGGTTAAATTATGTCCATAAACGAGGATGATGTGAAGAATGATTCTGATAATGATTTGGGTGATGATTTTGATTATCAACCGAATGCAGAAGACGATGCTGAAGACGACGATGTGGATTCGCTGGATTCTACTAGCAAGAGTGAAGAAGTTTGTGGTGTAAAAAGAATAGCAGATTTAATGGTGGAGGATATTTGGAACCTGGAGTTTAGGACAGAGGATGAGGCCTGCCAGTTTTATAACGCTTATTCTTGTTGGCATGGATTTGTAATGAGGAAGGACGACGTGGTTAGGGATAATCAAGGTAGAATCATTAGCAGGCAACTTGTTTGCAACAAAGAGGGCTGGAGAAATATGAGGTATCTTGATATGGATGATAGATCAAGGGAGGCAAGGTCACTAACGCGAACCAAGTGTCCAGCTCGGCTTAGGGTAAAGCTTGACTACGGCTGCGGTAGATGGAAGGTATCATGTTTTGTGGAATCTCACAACCACGATCTGACGCCACCCCAATTTGCGCATCTGGTACCGGCCAATCGTCGTCTCACTGTGACTGATAGAGTCCAAGTggaaaatcttcataattttggtGTCAAGAGCTGCCATATTATGGGGTATATTGCATTCCAGAAGGGTGGATATCGTCATGCTGGCTTCACACGGAAAGATTTGTACAACCACATCGATCACTATCGTCAGGCAAAAGTTAAAAACGGGGATGCCAGTGCGGCAATAAACTATTTGATTGGCAAGTCAAACAACGATCCGCTATTCTTTGGAAAGTATACGTTCACTAGTGACGAAAGGATGGAGCATATTTTTTGGGCAGATGGGTAGTCAATTATCGACTATCACTGCTTTGGAGATATTGTTGCCTTTGATTCAACCTACAAGAAGAATAAATACAACAAGCCTTTGGTCATTTTCTCTGGATGCAATCATCACGGGCAGACTATTATCTTCGGCTCCGGCCTACTATCCGACGAAACCATAGAGACGTATAAGTGGTTGTTGGAAACCTTTGTTGAAGCGATGGGTGGGAAAAGTCCAAAAGCAGTAATAACTGACGAAGACCTTGCCATGCGAGATGCAATCAAGAATGTCCTGCCTGATGCGACCCATCGGTTATGCGGATGGCATCTGCAGAGAAATGCATGTGAAAATATAAAGAATCCTAATTTCCTGCGCGATTTTAAGTGTCTTATATACGACAACAACGACCAGAGAGACTTTGATCAGAGATGGATAGCCATTTTGGATAAGCACAACCTTCTTGGAAGTACCTGGATGGAAAAGACGTACGAAACTCGTGAGATGTGGTCCCATTGTTTCCTCCAGGATAAGTTTTTCGGTTACATAAGGACGACATCACAGTGTGAAGGTATAAATTCTCTCATCAGATTTTATGTTAATCGCAAGAACACCCTCATTGACTTCATGCATAACCTGGATAGGGCTTTAAAGGAGTATAGAAACAACGAGTTAATAGCTGACTTTAAGTCTCAGTACTCAGAGCCAGTGATGATTACCTCGTTGGAGGTATATGAAAGATCTGCATCATGTTATTTCACGCGAAACATTTTTAAGGAAATTCGTAATGAGATTCAGAGGGCAGGGGCTTTGAATATAACGGTACTAAGCACAACCTTGGACAAGGTAGAGTTTAGTGTGACTGCTCTCGGAGACCCGGCCAAAGATCAACGGGTGGAAGTCGATAGAGGTAAGAATATGTTCTCGTGCTCGTGCAAGCTGTTTGAATCACGTGGTATTCCCTGTAGTCATATCTTCTGTGCCATGAAGTTCGAAAACATACTTGAGTTTCCAGATTCGTTGATATACAAAAGGTGGACAAAAAATGCAAAGAACGAATTTATTAGCACAGAAATGCCTGTGAATGATGACATCGAAAGGGTCTTAAAGTTTCGAGTTGGAGCATTGGCATCGAATTGCAACAAGCTGTGTGATATTGCTTGCAAGGATCTTGCAGACTTTGATGAAGTCCAGTCTGAACTTGTCAATTTAGTTATCCGTCTACAGTCACGCAAACAAGGCAAGTCAACTCCTAATGTTAACGTAGAAGGCATCAACGATCCCTTTGTTGTCAAAAGCAAAGGAGCCCCTTCCAAGAGGTCTTCTTGGAGGAAGAAGAGAGCATGCTCTAATTGCCACAAGTACGGTCATTACTACAAGCGCTGTCCAGATCTGATGCAGCATAGTGTGGAAGGTAACCCTTGCGATCGATCATACGGCAATGCATCAGCCAAGGACTCAGGTTTTAGTCCAGAAAGGTTTGCTAATTCTTCGAGGTCGTTCTCAATTAAGTCCGAACACCACTCAGGACCTAATACCAAGGTACGATTTGTTTATTCGAAATAGACTCCGGCTGTGAAAATCTTGTTCGGTGTGTGTCCCTTTAAAAACCATTAAACTATGTgaatgttcctctgtttgggcagCCTTTTAAAAAGGGTGGAACAAGGAAGTTTACGGCGACGGGTATAAGGAACCGGAAGGGTAAAGACAACACTTTTGTCGAGGTAATTTTTTGAATGTAAACATCTAATTTCCGTGTCATGAACTGGGTAAGCTAATGAAGATGTACTTCTTcttgtcaaataaaaaaaaatataaaacagcgGAGCCTCCATGAAAGCAGCGAATCCATTGACATCGCGTCCACGAATGGTGTTTTCAATAAAAATCTCGACTCGTTAACACAGGTGTTATGCGTAAAACTCCTCCATGCGTAAAAATTATGGTTGTATGCATTATTATAGTTTCTGATTGGGGATTATCATGTTATCAGCAGGTGAAGGAGTCACAACAGGACAAGAGACATTCATTCACGAACTATGAATGTGATAATGATGTCATTGATGATAAATGTGACACATGACATGTGCAGATGGATGTCCGACATCAGTTACCGTCGTCACTGTCTTGTGGCAACAAACAAGGATCGTACATGGTATTGTTCGCGTCGATGCATAGGACACTTTGACCATTTCAAGGAATTAGTCTTGTGAATTGTCACTGCTTGGTTTAGAGGAGTTTTAAGCTGTATTTATTTACGTTAACTATGAATATGTCAATTAGGGTGATAATTATGTTCGATTATATGTATGTGATTTGCTTACATTGCTGTATTCTCGTTTCAGTAAATTGTGGTTGATTTTTGGGTAACGACTTTCTACCATTGTGATTATGCATTTCAGTTGATCAATTAGATTTGTGTAAATTGATTTTTTTCCGTACTTATTCCACTATGATGACAACAATGTTGAATAATATGCATGTGTTTTGCTTACATTGCTGTAGTTTAGTTGTGCTGTTTATTGTGGTTGCATTTGGGGTAAGGACTTCCTACCATTGTGGTTATGCAATACAGTTGAAAAAATAGAGCTGTGTTAATTGATTTGTTTCCTTTCTTAGTGCATTTGATTTATCAACCAAATTATTAGATTGAATGGGTTGTATTATCCAAGGTTTAATGGTTCATACATGGTTTTAAATCTCTTTTGTAACGTCATTATGGATTTAATGGTTCATACATGGTTTTATATGTATGTAACGTCATTAAATCTACTTTGTTATTATGGATTTCCTGTATGCattgaaaattttattcaagGGGAAATGGCACACTGTGTATGAAAGcagtttgaaaatatatatagatatatgaaGCAGAAGATTCGTAAACACCAACACATTTCTAATGGCTCATATCATAGTTTCGATTATTAGCTTCAATAACGTTTTGATGGTGTTAGAGTCTTACATACTGACAAAATTTAACACTAGGAACAATAAATGTTTGAAACACTGCGGACATTTCTTTTAAGTTGTACAATAGCTAATCTTTCTATGTTATCAGATACTTCACTACGGCATGACTTTACTTTGATAGGCATTGTTTTGCTTCCTGGGATTGAGAGCTTGAATGTTTCCAAAATGTAGTCATCCAGCATCCGTAACATTGTTGACTATTATGACCTGATATTAAGAAAACTCATCACGACAACTATACACAATAGATGaaccaaaaaaataatgaattcagTAAACCTGAAAAAAAAGGATCCACGAAACTACTACTTATCCTTTAGCCTGTGGGTTCTAGGTTCTTCATGAATTTCCTAACCCAGTGTTCTACCTACATACACAACAACAGCCTATGTTACATACAAGTATATAACTTCAAAGAAATACATCACATGGACCAAAGTTCCATTAGTCGCATTCTTTTAATAGCTATACTGCATGCACCCAAACACCAGCCGGGACACTTGTACTCTAAATTAGAAAAAAGAAGCATTTTTTTTAATCTCTAGACGGATATCTTCCGTGGGAAAAATGAATCGGTACCCCAGCACAAGTGTCTAAGTTGGTTTGGAAATGGTTCTTCTCGTCTTCACCACCTTCAAGTCTCGGGGGAGAAGCAACGTCATCTGTTTCCTTTGCGCATCCTCGTCGTGCAATGACATGAGATATCGTTAGTTAACATTTTGCTTTTTTCATCCGTGCAGAAGTATGTGAAAAAGGTACAGCGGTCGTAAGTACAACCGTTCGTGAAACAATATACGGATATCCGGTACatatgaaaattatgaattactCAAGACAAAACCCAAGGCAGTATTATCGAGGTCTGTAGCCGATGACATGTTGTCGAACTTTAATTTAGTGTGTCAAACCGACTACAGAAGACGTTCCTTGTTCAGCTAAGTGGGAAGGAGTATCAACTCCAATTTTGTCAGAG
This region of Arachis hypogaea cultivar Tifrunner chromosome 8, arahy.Tifrunner.gnm2.J5K5, whole genome shotgun sequence genomic DNA includes:
- the LOC112705054 gene encoding protein FAR1-RELATED SEQUENCE 5-like, whose product is MGGKSPKAVITDEDLAMRDAIKNVLPDATHRLCGWHLQRNACENIKNPNFLRDFKCLIYDNNDQRDFDQRWIAILDKHNLLGSTWMEKTYETREMWSHCFLQDKFFGYIRTTSQCEGINSLIRFYVNRKNTLIDFMHNLDRALKEYRNNELIADFKSQYSEPVMITSLEVYERSASCYFTRNIFKEIRNEIQRAGALNITVLSTTLDKVEFSVTALGDPAKDQRVEVDRGKNMFSCSCKLFESRGIPCSHIFCAMKFENILEFPDSLIYKRWTKNAKNEFISTEMPVNDDIERVLKFRVGALASNCNKLCDIACKDLADFDEVQSELVNLVIRLQSRKQGKSTPNVNVEGINDPFVVKSKGAPSKRSSWRKKRACSNCHKYGHYYKRCPDLMQHSVEGNPCDRSYGNASAKDSGFSPERFANSSRSFSIKSEHHSGPNTKVRFVYSK